A genomic region of Nitrospirota bacterium contains the following coding sequences:
- a CDS encoding NADH-quinone oxidoreductase subunit M, which yields MMEQVFAAQQLGFPILTIVTFLPLAGALVVWALRDEAIAWKVGFAVAAADFAFSLPVFFAFTLDSSAMQFVERYAWIPVIGVSYHVGVDGISMLFVVLTTLLGFLIVVYASGVVTERVRGFLMALFALQTTMLGVFVSLDLVLFFLFWELMLIPSYFMIRLWGTEGKEYAAIKYVVYTLLGSVLMLVGIVILYLQHYRFASIHGLAPALSFDLLDLLRTPMSLEVQLAIFVFLFFGFAFKTPIIPFHTWMPDALYSGPIAMSVILAGVKLGTFGFVRYSLPLVPDAARAALPVMMVLGLIGILYGAYIALMQADFRKLLAYSSISHLGYVALGIFALTYQGIQGGLIQMINLGISTAGLFFFAGFLWTRRQTLTIAEFGGLAKTTPVLATFFLIMVLSSIGLPGTNGFIGEFLILFGAFKAHWIYGAVGVLGVILGAAYMLWFYERAVFGAVTKAVNERLPDLGGRELAIALPLVALVFWIGVYPSPFLHRINGSVESLHARLQPKAALSATVGVSPDQDALSPPLPVAPSPPRLASSGAP from the coding sequence ATGATGGAGCAGGTGTTCGCGGCGCAGCAGCTCGGATTCCCGATCCTCACCATCGTCACGTTCCTGCCGTTGGCCGGGGCGCTCGTGGTCTGGGCGCTGCGCGACGAAGCGATTGCCTGGAAAGTCGGGTTCGCGGTGGCGGCGGCCGACTTCGCGTTCAGCCTGCCCGTGTTTTTCGCGTTCACGCTCGACTCGTCGGCGATGCAGTTCGTGGAGCGGTACGCGTGGATTCCCGTTATCGGCGTGAGCTATCACGTCGGCGTGGACGGGATCAGCATGCTGTTCGTGGTGCTGACCACGCTGCTGGGGTTCTTGATCGTGGTCTACGCGTCCGGGGTCGTGACGGAGCGCGTGCGCGGTTTCCTCATGGCGCTTTTCGCGTTGCAGACCACGATGTTGGGCGTGTTTGTCTCGCTGGATCTTGTGTTGTTTTTCCTGTTCTGGGAACTGATGCTGATCCCCTCGTACTTCATGATTCGGCTGTGGGGCACCGAAGGCAAGGAGTACGCCGCGATCAAGTACGTGGTCTACACCCTATTGGGCAGCGTGCTGATGCTGGTGGGGATCGTGATCTTGTACCTGCAGCACTACCGGTTCGCGTCGATCCATGGTCTGGCCCCCGCGTTGTCGTTCGATCTGCTCGATCTGTTGCGGACGCCGATGTCCCTGGAAGTCCAGCTGGCGATCTTCGTGTTTCTCTTTTTCGGGTTCGCGTTCAAGACGCCGATCATTCCGTTTCACACCTGGATGCCTGATGCGCTGTATTCGGGGCCCATCGCGATGAGTGTGATCCTGGCCGGTGTCAAGCTGGGAACGTTCGGGTTCGTGCGCTACTCGTTGCCGCTGGTGCCGGACGCGGCTCGTGCCGCGCTCCCGGTGATGATGGTGCTCGGGTTGATCGGCATTCTCTACGGTGCGTACATCGCGCTGATGCAGGCCGACTTCCGCAAGCTGTTGGCGTATTCCTCGATCAGCCACCTCGGGTACGTGGCGCTCGGGATCTTCGCGCTGACGTACCAAGGGATCCAGGGAGGGCTGATCCAGATGATCAACCTCGGGATCTCGACCGCGGGGCTGTTCTTCTTCGCAGGCTTTCTCTGGACCCGGCGGCAGACGTTGACCATCGCGGAGTTCGGCGGGCTGGCCAAGACCACGCCCGTGCTGGCCACGTTTTTCCTCATCATGGTGCTCTCATCGATCGGCCTGCCGGGCACCAACGGGTTCATCGGGGAGTTCCTGATCCTGTTCGGCGCATTCAAAGCGCACTGGATCTACGGCGCGGTCGGGGTGCTGGGCGTGATCCTCGGCGCCGCGTACATGCTGTGGTTTTACGAACGCGCCGTTTTCGGCGCCGTGACTAAGGCCGTCAATGAACGCTTGCCGGACCTGGGCGGGCGTGAACTGGCGATTGCGCTGCCGCTGGTCGCGCTGGTCTTCTGGATCGGCGTGTATCCGTCGCCGTTTTTGCATCGGATCAACGGCTCGGTCGAGTCCCTGCACGCGCGGTTGCAGCCCAAAGCCGCCCTGTCAGCCACCGTTGGGGTTTCGCCTGATCAGGACGCGCTTTCTCCCCCTCTCCCAGTCGCCCCCTCTCCCCCTCGTCTTGCTTCTTCCGGGGCCCCGTGA
- a CDS encoding NADH-quinone oxidoreductase subunit M: MLDQHLLSIILFAPFVGAAVLLFVDGKKLMQVRVIAAVSSGISFVASVYLLYAFNYAPGSPQFQFLEQYEWSKDLGISFFLGVDGMSVPLVLASSVLLFAGVFVSWHIEDRAREFYIFLLILASATIGVYVSLDLFFLYFFYEMSVLPMYPLLGVWGSHTKGYLEMKDTAKRDSVGFIFNFASNSKEYAAMKLTLFLSAGAVVALLGIFLTYVGTGLNTFNLIELQGHEQQFSPVMRSVIWLLLFFGFASIAPLWPMHSWSPVGHAAAPAAVSMLHAGVLMKLGHFSIIRVAYWLFPQTTQEWAFLIAILCVFSIIYGGLVAFFQRDTKYVIGYSSSSHMGYIFLGMAALNMISMTGAVLYMFAHALATGMLFAMAGWVYDQTHTRDIPSLGGLGQKMPFIMGAFVVALVASVGLPGTVNFIGELMILSGSWEQYPVQVVIAVIGIVITLAYLMRMFIGLFLGDMQPKWAHAGDARWIDRVPLLIMIFGSLYFGLFPSQFIHVISAGMQPILEQINAAGAVASAGGGG; the protein is encoded by the coding sequence ATGCTCGACCAGCACCTCTTGTCGATCATTCTGTTCGCGCCGTTCGTCGGCGCCGCCGTGCTCTTGTTCGTCGACGGCAAGAAGTTGATGCAGGTTCGCGTGATCGCGGCGGTTTCCAGCGGGATCTCGTTCGTCGCGTCGGTGTACCTGTTGTACGCCTTCAACTACGCGCCCGGGTCGCCGCAGTTTCAGTTCCTCGAACAGTACGAGTGGTCGAAGGACCTGGGGATTTCGTTCTTCCTGGGCGTGGACGGCATGTCGGTGCCGCTCGTGCTGGCGTCGTCGGTGTTGTTGTTCGCGGGGGTGTTCGTGTCGTGGCACATCGAAGACCGGGCGCGCGAGTTCTATATCTTCCTGCTGATCCTGGCGTCCGCAACGATCGGCGTGTACGTCTCGCTGGACCTCTTCTTCCTCTACTTTTTCTACGAGATGTCGGTGTTGCCCATGTATCCGCTCTTGGGCGTGTGGGGCAGCCACACCAAGGGCTACCTGGAGATGAAGGACACGGCCAAACGCGACTCCGTGGGCTTCATTTTCAACTTCGCGTCCAACAGCAAGGAATACGCCGCGATGAAGCTGACGTTGTTTCTGTCGGCCGGCGCGGTGGTGGCGTTGCTGGGGATCTTCCTGACCTATGTGGGCACCGGCCTCAACACGTTCAACCTCATCGAACTGCAGGGTCACGAGCAGCAGTTTTCGCCCGTGATGCGCAGCGTGATCTGGCTGCTGCTCTTTTTCGGGTTCGCCTCGATCGCGCCTCTCTGGCCCATGCACTCGTGGTCTCCGGTGGGCCACGCGGCCGCGCCCGCCGCGGTGTCCATGCTGCACGCGGGCGTGCTGATGAAGCTCGGGCATTTTTCGATCATCCGCGTCGCGTACTGGCTGTTCCCCCAGACCACCCAGGAGTGGGCGTTCCTGATCGCGATCCTGTGCGTGTTCTCGATCATCTACGGCGGACTGGTGGCGTTCTTCCAGCGCGACACCAAATACGTGATCGGCTACTCCAGCTCCAGTCACATGGGCTACATCTTCCTGGGGATGGCCGCGCTCAACATGATCAGCATGACCGGCGCCGTGCTCTACATGTTTGCGCACGCGCTGGCCACGGGGATGCTCTTTGCCATGGCCGGCTGGGTGTACGACCAGACCCACACGCGGGATATCCCCTCGCTGGGCGGCCTGGGCCAGAAGATGCCGTTCATCATGGGCGCGTTCGTCGTGGCCCTGGTGGCTTCGGTGGGGCTGCCGGGCACCGTCAACTTCATCGGCGAGCTGATGATCCTATCCGGGAGTTGGGAGCAGTATCCCGTCCAGGTGGTGATCGCCGTGATCGGCATCGTCATCACCCTCGCGTATCTGATGCGGATGTTCATCGGATTGTTCCTGGGCGACATGCAGCCCAAGTGGGCGCACGCCGGCGACGCGCGCTGGATCGACCGCGTGCCTTTGCTCATCATGATCTTCGGGAGCCTGTACTTTGGGTTGTTCCCCAGCCAGTTCATCCACGTGATCAGCGCGGGCATGCAGCCGATCCTGGAACAAATTAACGCGGCGGGCGCAGTAGCCTCCGCCGGGGGCGGAGGCTAG
- a CDS encoding NADH-quinone oxidoreductase subunit N: MEFTLTISFADLLLMLPELLLTGLIGVVLFIDFTFTKVSKNSLAWITVAGLCGILASLVWMWAAGVQGALFKQTFVLDPFAVFFKIVVVLATILIVLASLDYIKRIVLFRGEYYLMVMLSALGMLFMASSNDLLTMFITIEFSTFGFYILVAYLREDDLRSSEAGLKYFVLSVFTAAVMVFGISLIYGETGTIIFPEIAAAQPVLTGGLIIGFLCLLVGLGFKIGAFPFHNWIPDIYQGAPTPITAYLGIAPKAAALAIVLRVFFSTFGQFKPEWVWLVIGMAALSMTYGNVVAIAQTDIKRMLAYSGIAQMGNMLIGLAAGTKMGGDSVMFYLLTYLVANIGAFAVVIVFSNLTGSDRIEDYRGLARRAPLLAAAMLVFLLSLAGVPPLAGFIAKIYVFTAAMKQGLIVLVCIGLVNIVISMYYYLVIVKRMYINEPTDRRPIPMSAPMQAVVYTTLAGTVILGIYPKPFIEWAVSSTALFAHLVGP, translated from the coding sequence ATGGAATTCACACTGACCATCTCGTTTGCCGACCTGCTCTTGATGCTCCCGGAGCTCTTGCTCACGGGATTGATCGGTGTCGTCCTCTTCATCGACTTTACCTTCACCAAGGTCAGCAAGAACTCCCTGGCTTGGATCACGGTCGCTGGCCTGTGCGGTATTCTGGCGAGTCTGGTGTGGATGTGGGCCGCGGGCGTCCAAGGGGCGTTGTTCAAGCAGACCTTCGTGCTCGATCCGTTCGCGGTGTTCTTCAAAATCGTGGTGGTGCTGGCGACGATCTTGATCGTGCTGGCGTCGCTCGACTACATCAAGCGCATCGTCTTGTTCCGCGGCGAGTACTACCTCATGGTCATGTTGTCGGCGTTGGGGATGCTGTTCATGGCGTCGTCCAACGACCTCCTGACCATGTTCATCACCATCGAGTTCTCCACGTTCGGCTTCTACATTCTGGTGGCCTATTTGCGCGAGGACGATCTTCGATCCAGCGAGGCGGGTTTGAAGTACTTCGTCCTGAGCGTCTTCACCGCCGCGGTGATGGTGTTCGGGATCAGCCTGATTTACGGCGAGACCGGCACGATCATTTTCCCCGAGATCGCGGCGGCACAGCCGGTCCTGACCGGCGGTTTGATCATCGGGTTCCTCTGCTTGTTGGTGGGCCTGGGATTCAAGATCGGCGCGTTCCCGTTCCACAACTGGATTCCTGATATCTACCAGGGCGCGCCGACCCCGATCACCGCCTACCTGGGGATCGCCCCCAAAGCCGCGGCATTAGCGATCGTGCTGAGGGTGTTCTTTTCAACCTTCGGCCAGTTCAAGCCCGAGTGGGTGTGGCTGGTGATCGGCATGGCTGCGTTGTCCATGACCTACGGGAACGTGGTGGCCATTGCGCAGACCGACATCAAGCGCATGCTCGCGTATTCCGGCATCGCGCAGATGGGCAATATGCTGATCGGCCTCGCGGCCGGGACCAAAATGGGCGGCGACTCGGTGATGTTCTACCTGCTGACGTACCTGGTGGCCAACATCGGGGCGTTCGCCGTGGTCATCGTCTTCTCCAACCTGACGGGCAGCGATCGCATCGAGGACTACCGAGGCCTGGCCCGCCGCGCGCCGCTGTTGGCCGCGGCGATGTTGGTCTTTCTGCTTTCGCTCGCCGGCGTCCCGCCGTTGGCGGGCTTCATCGCGAAGATCTACGTGTTCACGGCGGCCATGAAGCAGGGGTTGATCGTGCTGGTCTGTATCGGCTTGGTCAACATCGTGATCTCGATGTACTACTACCTCGTCATCGTGAAGAGGATGTACATCAACGAGCCCACGGACCGTCGCCCGATCCCGATGTCGGCTCCGATGCAGGCCGTGGTCTACACCACGCTCGCGGGCACCGTGATCCTCGGCATCTACCCCAAGCCCTTCATCGAGTGGGCGGTCTCCTCCACCGCCCTGTTCGCGCACCTCGTCGGGCCGTAA
- a CDS encoding M48 family metallopeptidase, whose product MKTSHRWLLAASSALAMLVVACQTVPLTGRQQLILISTEEELSLGAEAYKKTLKESKLSQDQAATAMVRRVGERIAKVANRPDFTWEFNLVEDKTPNAFCLPGGKVVVYTGILPFTKDETGLAVVVGHEVAHALARHGAERMSTGVLADLAGKTAGVVFGGGNPETASAVEQAFGIGSGVGVILPFSRHQESEADKIGLLLMAQAGYDPRAATEFWKRMGQGKDGAPPEFLSTHPSDETRIKRIEGWMPEALKIYQAGAG is encoded by the coding sequence ATGAAGACCTCGCATCGTTGGCTGCTCGCCGCGAGCAGCGCGCTCGCCATGTTGGTCGTGGCGTGCCAGACCGTGCCGCTCACGGGGCGGCAACAGTTGATCTTGATCTCGACCGAGGAGGAACTGAGTCTCGGCGCCGAAGCGTATAAAAAGACGCTCAAGGAGTCGAAGCTTAGCCAGGATCAGGCGGCCACGGCCATGGTGCGCCGCGTGGGCGAGCGCATCGCCAAGGTGGCGAATCGGCCGGACTTCACGTGGGAGTTCAATCTCGTCGAGGACAAGACTCCGAACGCGTTTTGCCTGCCGGGCGGCAAGGTCGTGGTCTATACCGGGATCTTGCCGTTCACCAAGGACGAGACGGGCTTGGCCGTGGTGGTGGGCCATGAGGTTGCGCACGCTCTCGCCCGGCACGGGGCGGAGCGCATGTCCACCGGCGTGCTGGCCGATCTTGCGGGGAAGACCGCAGGGGTCGTGTTCGGGGGCGGGAATCCCGAGACCGCCAGCGCGGTGGAACAGGCGTTCGGGATCGGGAGTGGCGTGGGTGTGATTCTCCCGTTCAGCCGCCACCAGGAATCTGAGGCCGACAAGATCGGCCTGCTGCTGATGGCTCAGGCTGGGTACGACCCGCGCGCGGCCACGGAATTCTGGAAGCGCATGGGCCAGGGGAAAGACGGCGCTCCGCCGGAGTTTCTCTCCACGCACCCCAGCGACGAGACGCGGATCAAACGCATCGAAGGCTGGATGCCCGAGGCACTGAAGATCTACCAGGCCGGGGCAGGGTAG
- a CDS encoding DNA internalization-related competence protein ComEC/Rec2, whose translation MALALAVGSALGTLAARFPLSAVAIGLIIVASTIVMRRTLPRALAFGPTHWIVLGVAMAYTMATPPPSPDPRVLSGRVTLEAVLDAPVRHMNEWSSVTATDVRLVERPSSTLVRGRLRLSGPPEAFAELRYGDRIRVEGQFRAPRGFRNPGLFDYGHWLAGQGVGAVATIKPGAIARIGHQPSRILDRVYEWRERIRVAALASLPADTAPFFLAMITGETGYLTAELRERFMASGTVHLLSISGSHLGLIALVVFFVVRRAVLWLPERLLVRLTLVVMPSQIAAVATAIPVTFYALLAGGQVATIRALVMILVYLVAVIIHREDDLFNALAFAAILILAWDPHALTDVSFQLSFLSVWCIALGVEWWSAQAPQQADPGALGWTQRLRSYTAALLITSVAAGVGTAPLVAYHFNQVNWVGVVSNPIAIPLAGILVVPLGLASGVAAAASQSPTLPLADWNAAALDVLLRLVDFFASWPMAIAHVAAPPIAVVAVCYAVLAALVDRRVKPWKRGLAGGALVILAVPWLVGTPRWISKAALEVTWLDVGQGDGAVIRFPSGRVMVVDGGKRFFDLDAGRLVVAPMLWNQGVDRIDYLVASHPQLDHIGGLLFVADRFPIGEVWTNGRRPDRWTAREFEDLLTQRGIPTSIIPKQQPLWIDAVRVWRVNPWAESPFSPLPKDASENDRSIVLRVEYGRASILLTGDIEAAGERLMVAANPQWNLLRSTILKVPHHGSRGSLDPTFLRAVAPKVAVISVGATNTYGHPAPQTLRAYNRLNAAVFRTDLDGAVKIVTDGTRLDLFRYADLTTQRVPWDRGMLAAEWRNLRTVMGSPTPALTLDLTRTELPL comes from the coding sequence TTGGCACTTGCGCTCGCGGTCGGCAGTGCGTTGGGCACGCTGGCCGCGCGTTTTCCGCTCTCTGCAGTGGCCATCGGCCTGATCATCGTGGCGTCGACCATCGTGATGCGCCGGACCCTGCCGCGGGCGCTGGCGTTCGGCCCCACGCACTGGATCGTGTTGGGCGTCGCAATGGCGTATACGATGGCGACCCCACCGCCCTCCCCAGACCCCCGGGTGCTGTCGGGACGCGTGACCCTCGAAGCGGTCCTCGACGCCCCGGTCCGCCACATGAACGAGTGGTCCTCGGTGACCGCGACCGACGTGCGCCTGGTCGAACGCCCCTCATCCACGCTGGTCAGGGGGCGCCTCAGGCTGTCGGGCCCTCCCGAAGCGTTCGCGGAACTTCGGTACGGGGATCGCATCCGGGTTGAGGGGCAATTCCGGGCACCCCGCGGCTTTCGCAACCCGGGTCTCTTCGATTACGGACACTGGCTGGCGGGCCAGGGCGTGGGTGCGGTCGCTACGATCAAACCGGGCGCCATCGCGCGCATCGGACATCAACCGTCGCGGATTCTTGATCGCGTCTACGAGTGGCGGGAGCGCATTCGCGTCGCGGCGCTGGCATCGCTGCCCGCGGACACGGCGCCGTTTTTTCTCGCCATGATCACCGGCGAGACAGGCTACCTCACGGCGGAGCTCCGCGAACGGTTCATGGCTTCGGGAACCGTGCATCTGCTCTCGATCTCCGGGTCGCATCTCGGCCTGATCGCGCTGGTGGTGTTCTTCGTAGTCCGCCGCGCCGTGCTGTGGTTGCCGGAACGCCTCCTGGTACGCCTGACGCTGGTGGTCATGCCCTCGCAGATCGCTGCGGTGGCCACTGCGATCCCCGTCACCTTCTACGCGCTGTTGGCCGGCGGGCAGGTGGCCACGATTCGCGCGCTGGTGATGATCCTGGTCTACCTCGTAGCCGTCATCATCCATCGGGAAGACGACCTGTTCAACGCGCTCGCCTTTGCCGCGATCCTGATCCTCGCGTGGGATCCCCACGCCCTGACCGACGTGTCGTTTCAGCTCTCGTTCCTGTCGGTTTGGTGCATCGCGCTCGGCGTGGAATGGTGGTCGGCTCAAGCGCCCCAACAAGCTGACCCCGGCGCGCTGGGATGGACCCAACGCCTGCGGTCCTACACTGCCGCGCTCCTGATCACGTCGGTGGCCGCGGGCGTCGGCACCGCGCCGCTGGTTGCCTATCACTTCAACCAGGTCAATTGGGTGGGGGTGGTGTCCAACCCGATCGCGATCCCGCTGGCCGGCATCCTGGTCGTCCCGCTGGGACTCGCGTCCGGCGTCGCCGCCGCTGCATCGCAGTCACCCACCCTACCCCTCGCCGACTGGAACGCGGCCGCGCTCGACGTCCTGCTCCGACTGGTGGACTTCTTCGCGTCGTGGCCCATGGCGATCGCCCATGTGGCCGCGCCTCCGATTGCGGTGGTTGCGGTCTGCTACGCCGTGCTGGCCGCGCTGGTGGACCGGCGGGTCAAACCCTGGAAACGCGGTCTCGCCGGAGGCGCGCTGGTGATCCTCGCCGTGCCTTGGCTGGTCGGGACCCCGCGCTGGATCTCCAAGGCGGCGCTGGAGGTCACGTGGCTCGACGTGGGCCAAGGCGACGGCGCGGTGATTCGCTTTCCATCCGGGCGCGTCATGGTGGTGGACGGGGGCAAGCGGTTCTTTGACCTCGACGCCGGCCGCCTGGTCGTGGCTCCCATGTTGTGGAACCAAGGGGTCGACCGGATCGATTATCTCGTCGCCTCGCACCCGCAGCTCGACCACATCGGGGGTCTGCTCTTCGTGGCCGATCGTTTTCCGATCGGCGAGGTCTGGACCAACGGCCGCCGGCCCGACCGGTGGACGGCGCGCGAGTTCGAGGACCTGCTCACGCAACGGGGGATTCCAACCTCGATCATTCCCAAGCAGCAGCCGCTGTGGATCGATGCCGTGCGCGTCTGGCGGGTCAATCCCTGGGCCGAGTCCCCGTTCAGCCCCCTGCCAAAAGACGCCTCCGAGAACGACCGGTCGATCGTGCTGCGGGTGGAGTACGGCCGGGCCTCGATCCTGTTGACGGGCGACATCGAGGCAGCGGGCGAGCGCCTGATGGTCGCCGCCAATCCGCAGTGGAATCTGCTGCGGAGCACGATCCTCAAGGTGCCGCACCACGGCAGCCGCGGGTCGTTGGACCCCACGTTCTTGCGCGCCGTCGCGCCCAAGGTCGCCGTGATCTCGGTGGGGGCGACCAACACCTACGGCCACCCCGCTCCGCAAACGCTCAGGGCCTACAACCGTCTCAACGCCGCGGTGTTCCGCACCGACCTCGACGGGGCCGTGAAAATCGTCACCGACGGCACGCGGCTCGACCTGTTTCGCTACGCGGATCTCACCACCCAGCGCGTCCCGTGGGACCGCGGGATGCTCGCCGCCGAGTGGCGCAACCTTCGGACCGTCATGGGGTCGCCCACACCGGCCCTCACATTAGATCTGACCAGAACGGAATTGCCGCTGTAG
- a CDS encoding cytochrome c3 family protein — translation MIRWLLLATLVALAPTGAAALEPYETVLSSPHNFFARTEFPIGSRVCYGCHAEGPGRVGPGATSPRADEAQAPEVAVPPALSAPLDAEPPPAPPLWQRGAPAYTVSLATGGSSTACLGCHDGVLGQEVHQMGDPDAQKFDHPYNVVYPRRANGKFIPERPTVNQYRYWSIPDLRNGDLVLPTGPTSRLLAVPAVSADDASPGVQVVRTSEGRVQCDSCHDPHDNGSAPFLRAPAQDLCFICHDR, via the coding sequence ATGATCCGGTGGTTGCTCCTCGCGACGCTGGTCGCGTTGGCCCCGACGGGCGCTGCAGCGCTCGAGCCGTACGAAACTGTCCTGTCCAGCCCGCACAACTTCTTTGCACGGACCGAGTTCCCGATCGGAAGCCGCGTCTGCTACGGCTGCCACGCGGAAGGACCCGGGCGCGTCGGTCCGGGCGCGACCTCGCCGCGAGCGGACGAAGCGCAAGCTCCGGAGGTCGCGGTCCCACCCGCGCTGAGTGCGCCTCTCGACGCGGAGCCCCCTCCCGCACCCCCGCTCTGGCAACGAGGGGCACCGGCCTACACCGTCTCCTTGGCCACCGGCGGGTCCTCGACGGCGTGCCTCGGGTGTCACGACGGCGTGTTGGGCCAGGAGGTTCACCAAATGGGCGACCCGGACGCGCAGAAGTTCGACCACCCGTACAACGTGGTCTACCCTCGCCGCGCCAACGGCAAGTTCATCCCCGAGCGCCCCACGGTCAACCAATACCGGTATTGGTCGATTCCCGACCTTCGCAACGGCGATCTGGTCCTGCCGACGGGTCCCACCTCGCGTTTGCTGGCCGTCCCCGCGGTGTCGGCGGACGACGCGAGTCCGGGCGTTCAGGTCGTCCGCACCTCGGAGGGACGGGTCCAATGCGACAGCTGCCACGACCCCCACGATAACGGCAGCGCGCCGTTTCTCCGCGCGCCCGCCCAGGATCTCTGCTTCATCTGCCACGACCGCTGA
- the glmM gene encoding phosphoglucosamine mutase: MSVERRLFGTDGVRGTANVEPVTAETAMKLGRAAAYLFKKHRTGHHRFVIGKDTRLSGYMLESALTAGICSMGVDVLLVGPMPTPAIAFLTKSLRADAGVVISASHNPFEDNGIKFFSHDGFKLPDGVEQEIEELIFSGAIDHERPTAREIGKAFRVDDADGRYIEFVKNTLPKGMQFDGMKIVVDTANGAAYKVAPTVLRELGAEVITIGDRPNGTNINQHCGALYPEALQKAVAAHRADIGIAHDGDADRVVFCDEQGKVVHGDQILALCALEMERAGRLAGHTVVATVMSNLGLELALRHAGISLVRTAVGDRYVLERMLKDGCVFGGEQSGHVIFLDFNTTGDGLITALQVLATMERTGKRLSELSACMTVFPQVLVNVRVAERRELADIQGYTQIVSDLERRLGPQGRIFVRYSGTEPLLRVMVEGEDFHVISRVAEELAEALRSRVGAGSTVDQ; the protein is encoded by the coding sequence CTGAGCGTCGAGCGCAGACTCTTCGGAACCGACGGCGTTCGCGGCACCGCCAACGTCGAGCCGGTCACCGCCGAAACCGCCATGAAGCTGGGGCGAGCGGCGGCCTATCTCTTCAAGAAGCACCGGACCGGACACCACCGCTTCGTGATCGGAAAGGACACCCGCCTATCCGGCTATATGCTGGAGAGCGCCCTGACGGCCGGCATCTGCTCGATGGGCGTCGACGTCCTGCTGGTGGGGCCGATGCCCACCCCGGCCATCGCCTTTCTGACCAAGAGCCTCCGCGCCGACGCCGGCGTCGTAATTTCCGCCTCGCACAACCCGTTCGAAGACAACGGCATCAAGTTCTTTTCACACGACGGCTTCAAGCTGCCCGATGGGGTGGAACAAGAAATCGAAGAGTTGATCTTCTCCGGGGCGATCGACCACGAACGTCCCACCGCGCGGGAGATCGGCAAGGCGTTCCGCGTGGACGACGCCGACGGCCGCTACATCGAATTCGTCAAGAACACGTTGCCGAAGGGCATGCAGTTCGACGGCATGAAGATCGTCGTGGACACCGCGAACGGCGCCGCGTACAAGGTCGCGCCGACGGTGCTGCGCGAGTTGGGTGCCGAGGTGATCACGATCGGAGACCGGCCCAACGGCACCAACATCAATCAGCACTGCGGAGCCCTGTACCCCGAAGCCCTGCAGAAAGCGGTGGCGGCGCACCGCGCGGACATCGGCATCGCCCACGACGGCGACGCGGACCGCGTGGTGTTCTGCGACGAGCAGGGCAAAGTCGTGCACGGCGACCAAATCCTGGCGTTGTGCGCGCTCGAGATGGAGCGTGCGGGGCGACTGGCGGGACACACCGTCGTCGCCACGGTCATGAGCAACCTCGGGTTGGAACTGGCGTTGCGCCACGCGGGCATCTCGCTCGTGCGCACCGCGGTCGGCGATCGGTACGTGCTCGAGCGGATGCTCAAAGACGGGTGCGTGTTCGGCGGCGAACAGTCTGGACACGTCATCTTCCTGGATTTCAACACCACCGGCGACGGACTCATTACCGCGCTCCAAGTCCTCGCCACGATGGAGCGCACCGGGAAACGGTTGTCCGAACTCAGCGCGTGCATGACGGTCTTTCCCCAGGTGCTGGTCAACGTCCGCGTGGCCGAGCGCCGCGAACTCGCCGACATTCAGGGTTACACCCAAATCGTGTCCGACTTGGAGCGTCGATTGGGCCCCCAGGGGAGAATCTTCGTCCGGTATTCCGGAACCGAACCGCTGCTGCGGGTGATGGTGGAGGGCGAGGACTTCCACGTGATTTCTCGCGTCGCCGAAGAGTTGGCCGAGGCGCTGAGAAGTCGTGTGGGCGCCGGTTCGACGGTGGACCAATGA